In Daphnia pulicaria isolate SC F1-1A chromosome 5, SC_F0-13Bv2, whole genome shotgun sequence, a single genomic region encodes these proteins:
- the LOC124340771 gene encoding transcription elongation factor SPT6-like isoform X1: MADFIDSEAEESEEEEELTEKEKSKLKKMKAAAIDSDDDEEEDDEQMQEELGDLIDDNPIEDDSSSSGSDNETSGGTKRKRDDDDDELDDRLSEEDFELIEENLGIKMKRKKTFVRVKRIVDDESDEEGQERGRDAIANELFEGSDGEDSRRAASRVRQERDEDENLDKYSDEEDEDEEDIGDFIVDAEGQPIHGKKKKRKAIYTDAALQEAQDIFGVDFDYEDFNQEGEEYEDDEEEEYEDEEGIRKTRKKTGVVVKKKSQRKTIYDVYEPSELERGHFTDFDEKIRKTDMPERMQLRNVPITSVEEGSAELDLEAEWIYKHAFSKASISNQDGTADGREKVIKGPQTVEKIRKALEFIRNQHFEVPFIAFYRKEYVLPELSVNDLWRVYKFDEKWTQLQTRKKNMMRLFKKMQKYQSEKLTQNLTESIPENVRVLKDEDTDRLRMVQSIEELSDVYNHFTLYYGNDVPAMQEEHRRRAREEAKERRSSAARRRLNEDGEPMDVDDLGEDLRDPDDVNVDEESSIKQAKRSDLYSLCARAGLDGLLRKYGLSPEQFAENMRDNYQRHEVDQTSTEPFDVALEYVSPKFPTATEVLKAANYMLAVQIAKEPLVRQCVRESFFERARIDVIPTKQGLKEIDENHNLYPIKFLKDKPVRDLVDDQFLRLVVAEQDKLLTIVFQTKIEGATTASYVDEIKALFTRDEFSKLVQEWNDLRNEIIDLALSKFVFPALVKELKAKLLNEAREFVMRACCQQLYNWLKVAPYKVDFDDEEDWDTKNGIRVMGLSYVADLDQAAFGCLINVDGECSDHIRLEHILKRKNAWKEMDRTGKERDLNMLRNFIFSKKPHVIAVSAESREATMLVEDLRAITAQLVEDEQWPTINVELVDNSLAKVFANSTRAETEFREYPLLLREAISIARGLQDPLIEYSQLCNTDEEIVCLKYHSMQDQLSKEELLEGLYLEFVNRTNEVGVDINRAINYPHTANLVQFICGLGPRKGQALIKILKQNNQRLENRTQLVTACHMGPKVFINCAGFIKIDTNSLGDSTESYVEVLDGSRVHPETYEWARKMAVDALEYDDEDANPAGAVEEILEAPERLKDLDLDAFADELERQGFGNKRITLYDIRSELNHRYKDGRPSYQQPSPEDIFNMVTKETPQTFFIGKLVLATVTGFQHRKPKREELDRANPNRNDTTGLWQCPFCLQNDFTDLSEVWNHFDAGSCSGQAIGVRIRLENGLSGFLPMKCLSDSEVTNPEERVRPGQTIHCRITKIDVERFSVVATSKSSDLMDRNGEWRPPKDAYYDTPAEEAILKAEEDSKKLKHRQSYTKRVIVHPSFKNIGFKEAEKLMTSMDQGEVIVRPSSKGTNHLTVTWKVGEGICQHVDVREEGKENAFSLGQSLMINDEEFEDLDEIIARHINPMAGHARDLYAFRYFRDLGIPEENYTAGKERERADEVIKDDKKKNPAKIHYFVTASRDFPGKFMLTYLPRTTSKHEYITVTPEGFRFRGHVHDSLASLFRWFKEHFRDPVPGTPSSRGGGVGGGHHASSSRTPGYGGTGTTPNVNPETLQRVAQSIPANMLHSLSQAAHFQGTPTPFGYPANTPYTPSGTTPFMTPFATTPHQPQTPRYSGTPATNAAPSAGGSQGTFRTPAAPTAHRGYGSQNHASPFNRQSSGSNRPSSQSSSRGAATESWDAPVDDWGLGSTANGSKTSTSRSAAPASSEPDDWNAATNAWGSVTSNRTAAKTTPNTRPASSSGASNDDWGASADAWASGGSSAPRGRTTPSASRAGTSTDDWGAPSKTPTSGNAAAADDWNSGWGSTSNPSTPKSTSAPKSGGGDDWGAKADAWASSKGRTTPSANKGDDWGGSTSSSSPWATGANAAPQSRGGRTSSRGGSRSGAPAVSQPAPVDDWGIPSDTPAAPPATTTPRSGAATSSANDDWGSEADAWASGTSSKPTTPRAAPAASSSGGGGDDWSSAADTWASGSSSKTTTPSASKSDDPWSAVVNSGGSSYSSRGGGGGSYGSRGGAGGGRGGGGRPCFNCNEEGHMSRECPKPSTRGGGRGGGRGGSTATCYNCNEDGHMSRECPKPSTRGRGGGGRGGGTVSCYNCNEDGHMSRECPKPSTRGRGGGRGGGSGGGRNTCFKCNEEGHMSRDCPNGGSSGGGSRSRSSTALADDDWGTSSATSSSSPWATGANAAPRGRATPSAGKSNDDDWGAPAPPRGGSRSTPSASKSNDDDWGAPAPPVAGGRATPSASKSNDDDWGAAADSWSSVTGKSGGGDRGSRSSRSVAPSGDSWDTDATSKASASRGDDDWGSSTTAPGTTPRSGDGRRSSRPGGRSPRQMEMGDATPLYDE; this comes from the exons ATGGCTGATTTTATCGACTCGGAAGCTGAAGAAAGTGAG gaggaggaggaattgacagaaaaggaaaaatcaaaactgaaaaagatgaaagctgCGGCTATCGACAGTGATGATGACGAAGAAG AAGATGATGAACAAATGCAAGAGGAATTAGGGGACTTGATTGACGACAACCCAATTGAAGACGATAGTAGCAGCAGTGGAAGTGATAATGAAACCTCTGGTggtaccaaaagaaaaagagacgatgatgacgatgaacTGGATGACCGACTCAGTGAAGAGGATTTTGAGCTCATTGAAGAAAACTTGGGCATCAAAATGAAG CGTAAGAAAACTTTTGTCAGAGTCAAAAGGATTGTTGACGATGAATCTGATGAAGAAGGACAAGAAAGAGGGAGAGATGCTATTGCAAATGAGTTATTTGAAG GTTCAGATGGAGAGGATAGCAGAAGAGCTGCCAGTAGAGTCAGACAAGAAAGAGATGAAGATGAAAATTTAGATAAATACTCTGATGAGGAAGATGAAGACGAGGAAGATATTGGTGATTTCATCGTAGACGCCGAAGGTCAGCCTATtcatggaaagaagaaaaaaagaaaagcaatttATACTGACGC aGCTTTGCAAGAAGCCCAAGATATTTTTGGGGTTGACTTTGATTACGAAGATTTCAACCAAGAAGGTGAAGAATATGAAGAcgatgaggaagaagaatatgaGGATGAAGAAGGAATAAGGAAGACTCGCAAAAAGACTGGTGTTGTTGTGAAAAAGAAGTCACAACGAAAAACTATCTACGATGTCTACGAACCTAGTGAACTTGAACGGGGTCATTTTACTGATTTCGATGAAAAG ATTCGAAAAACTGACATGCCAGAACGCATGCAACTCCGAAACGTTCCAATTACTTCTGTCGAAGAAGGTTCTGCCGAATTGGACTTAGAAGCCGAGTGGATTTACAAGCATGCTTTTTCCAAAGCGTCCATTTCAAATCAG GACGGTACCGCAGATGGACGAGAAAAGGTGATTAAGGGACCTCAGACTGTCGAAAAGATTCGTAAAGCTCTTGAATTCATTCGCAATCAACACTTCGAAGTTCCTTTTATAGCCTTCTATCGTAAAGAATACGTCCTACCAGAATTGAGCGTAAATGACCTTTGGAGAGTCTACAAGTTTGATGAAAAGTGGACCCAACTGCAGACacgtaaaaaaaacatgatgcGACTCTTCaagaaaatgcaaaaataCCAATCGGAGAAGCTTACGCAAAATTTGACGGAATCTATTCCTGAGAACGTGCGTGTTCTTAAAGATGAAGACACCGATAGATTGAGAATGGTCCAATCCATTGAAGAGTTGAGCGACGTTTACAATCACTTCACCCTCTATTACGGCAATGATGTACCTGCCATGCAAGAAGAACATCGTCGAAGGGCAAGAGAAGAAGCCAAAGAACGGCGAAGCTCAGCAGCCAGGCGAAGATTGAACGAAGATGGTGAACCTATGGATGTCGACGATTTGGGTGAAGATTTGCGCGACCCAGATGATGTGAATGTCGACGAGGAATCTTCAATCAAACAAGCTAAGCGAAGTGACTTGTACTCTCTTTGCGCCAGAGCTGGCCTTGATGGCTTGCTAAGGAAATACGGTTTATCTCCGGAGCAGTTCGCCGAGAACATGCGCGACAATTACCAACGACACGAAGTTGATCAGACATCAACAGAGCCGTTCGATGTTGCCCTCGAATATGTCTCGCCCAAGTTTCCGACCGCTACTGAAGTTCTCAAAGCGGCAAACTACATGTTGGCTGTACAAATCGCTAAAGAACCTTTGGTTCGTCAGTGCGTCCGTGAATCCTTCTTTGAACGCGCTCGTATTGACGTCATCCCTACGAAGCAAGGTTTGAAGGAAATCGACGAGAATCACAACCTTTATCCCATCAAATTCCTTAAAGATAAGCCGGTGCGCGATTTAGTCGATGATCAATTCCTCCGACTGGTGGTCGCTGAGCAAGACAAGTTGCTAACCATTGTCTTCCAAACGAAAATTGAAGGAGCCACTACTGCCAGTTACGTTGACGAGATAAAGGCACTATTTACCCGGGACGAATTCAGCAAACTTGTACAGGAATGGAATGATCTGCGTAATGAGATTATCGATCTTGCCCTCAGTAAATTTGTGTTCCCAGCGCTGGTCAAAGAACTAAAGGCAAAGCTGTTGAACGAAGCCCGAGAATTTGTTATGAGAGCTTGCTGCCAACAATTATACAACTGGCTAAAG gTTGCCCCTTACAAAGTCGACTTCGATGACGAAGAGGAttgggacacaaaaaatggTATCAGAGTCATGGGTCTCAGCTATGTAGCAGATCTCGATCAAGCAGCATTTGGTTGTTTGATCAACGTCGATGGTGAGTGTTCCGATCACATTCGTCTGGAACACATTCTGAAACGCAAAAATGCTTGGAAGGAGATGGATCGTACCGGCAAAGAGAGGGACCTCAATATGTTAAGGAATTTTATCTTCAGTAAGAAGCCTCATGTGATCGCCGTGAGTGCTGAGTCTCGAGAAGCCACGATGCTGGTTGAAGATTTGCGAGCAATAACTGCTCAGCTAGTCGAGGATGAACAGTGGCCAACGATCAATGTCGAACTTGTGGATAACAGTTTGGCTAAAGTGTTTGCAAATTCGACTCGGGCAGAAACTGAATTCCGTGAATATCCGCTGTTGTTGCGCGAAGCCATCAGCATTGCCAGAGGCTTACAG gaCCCTCTTATTGAATACTCTCAACTGTGTAACACCGACGAAGAAATCGTCTGTCTTAAATATCATTCTATGCAAGATCAACTATCCAAAGAAGAACTTTTGGAAGGTCTCTATCTTGAATTTGTGAACCGAACAAACGAAGTTGGTGTTGACATCAATCGCGCCATTAACTACCCGCACACGGCCAATTTAGTGCAGTTCATATGCGGTCTCGGACCAAGAAAAGGTCAAGCTTTGATCAAAATCCTGAAGCAAAACAACCAGAGACTAGAAAATCGAACACAGTTGGTTACTGCTTGTCACATGGGTCCAAAG GTTTTCATAAACTGCGCTGGTTTCATTAAAATTGACACAAATTCGCTGGGGGACAGTACCGAGTCGTACGTCGAAGTGCTAGATGGTTCTCGTGTCCATCCGGAAACCTACGAATGGGCCCGTAAAATGGCTGTTGATGCTCTTGAGTACGATGATGAAGATGCCAACCCTGCTGGTGCTGTTGAAGAGATTCTCGAAGCTCCCGAGCGACTGAAA GATTTAGATTTGGATGCCTTTGCTGATGAGCTGGAGAGACAAGGTTTCGGCAACAAACGAATTACTTTGTATGACATTCGCTCTGAACTAAACCATCGCTACAAGGATGGTCGGCCGTCATATCAGCAACCATCACCTGAAGATATCTTCAACATGGTTACCAAAGAAACTCCGCAAACCTTTTTCATCGGCAAACTGGTCTTGGCAACCGTCACAGGCTTCCAACATCGTAAACCCAAGCGAGAAGAACTGGACAGAGCCAATCCAAACAGAAACGATACTACTGGCTTGTGGCAATGCCCGTTTTGTCTGCAG aatGATTTCACTGATCTGTCAGAAGTTTGGAATCATTTTGATGCTGGATCTTGCAGTGGTCAGGCGATCGGTGTTCGTATCCGCTTGGAGAATGGACTGTCTGGATTTCTTCCAATGAAGTGCCTCTCTGATTCTGAAGTAACGAATCCGGAAGAACGTGTCCGTCCAGGACAGACGATCCATTGTCGCATTACTAAGATCGACGTCGAACGCTTTTCCGTAGTGGCAACATCTAAATCTTCCGATTTGATGGACAGAAATGGTGAATGGCGCCCGCCAAAGGACGCTTACTACGATACACCAGCCGAAGAAGCTATCTTAAAGGCAGAAGAAGATTCCAAAAAGCTCAAGCATCGTCAAAGCTACACAAAACGTGTCATTGTTCATCCTTCTTTCAAGAACATTGGGTTCAAAGAAGCAGAGAAGCTTATGACGTCAATGGATCAAGGTGAAGTCATTGTTCGACCATCCAGCAAAGGAACGAATCACTTGACAGTCACTTGGAAAGTTGGCGAAGGCATTTGTCAGCACGTCGACGTCAGAGAAGAAGGCAAAGAAAATGCTTTCAGCCTCGGCCAATCTCTTATGATCAACGACGAGGAGTTTGAAGATTTGGACGAAATCATTGCTCGTCACATCAATCCAATGGCTGGACACGCCCGAGATTTGTATGccttccgctatttccgcGATTTAGGCATTCCAGAAGAGAATTATACAGCAGGAAAAGAGCGTGAACGCGCCGACGAAGTGATCAAGgatgacaaaaagaaaaatcctgcAAAGATCCATTACTTTGTTACGGCTTCACGCGACTTTCCGGGGAAATTTATGCTCACCTACTTGCCACGGACAACGTCTAAACATGAATATATTACTGTCACGCCGGAGGGATTCCGCTTCCGAGGACATGTCCACGACAGTTTAGCGTCTCTATTCCGATGGTTCAAAGAACATTTTAGAGATCCCGTTCCTGGCACTCCTTCATCACGTGGTGGTGGCGTCGGCGGCGGCCATCACGCTAGTTCTTCCCGTACACCCGGCTACGGTGGGACTGGAACTACTCCCAATGTTAATCCAGAGACTCTTCAGCGAGTGGCTCAATCGATCCCAGCCAATATGCTTCACTCCCTTAGTCAGGCTGCACACTTCCAag gaACGCCTACCCCATTCGGTTATCCAGCTAACACTCCATACACACCTTCGGGAACAACTCCGTTTATGACTCCGTTTGCAACAACCCCACACCAACCTCAAACTCCACGGTATTCGGGCACACCTGCAACAAACGCCGCACCTTCGGCAGGGGGTTCTCAGGGCACGTTCAGGACTCCTGCTGCCCCAACTGCTCACAGAG GATATGGATCGCAAAATCATGCGTCACCATTCAACCGTCAATCTAGTGGATCTAATCGACCCAGTTCTCaaa GTTCATCCAGAGGTGCCGCAACCGAATCGTGGGATGCTCCTGTCGATGATTGGGGACTGGGAAGCACCGCTAATGGTTCAAAGACCTCTACATCTCGTTCTGCAGCACCCGCCAGCAGCGAACCTGATGACTGGAACGCTGCAACCAACGCCTGGGGTTCCGTTACATCCAATCGAACTGCAGCGAAAACGACGCCTAATACAAGACCTGCATCGAGTAGTGGCGCCTCTAATGATGATTGGGGAGCTAGTGCTGATGCGTGGGCATCGGGCGGAAGTTCAGCTCCTCGTGGAAGAACAACACCAAGTGCAAGCCGAGCAGGAACCAGCACGGATGATTGGGGCGCACCCAGCAAAACGCCAACCAGTGGTAACGCTGCTGCGGCGGATGATTGGAATTCCGGCTGGGGATCTACATCTAACCCGTCGACTCCCAAGTCCACTTCTGCTCCCAAATCTGGAGGTGGTGATGACTGGGGAGCCAAAGCTGATGCTTGGGCAAGCTCTAAGGGAAGGACAACTCCAAGCGCTAACAAAGGAGATGATTGGGGAGGCTCTACCAGTTCAAGCAGTCCCTGGGCAACTGGCGCAAATGCTGCTCCCCAATCAAGAGGTGGAAGAACTTCTTCACGAGGTGGATCCAGATCCGGTGCTCCTGCCGTCAGCCAACCCGCTCCAGTCGACGATTGGGGTATACCAAGTGATACACCAGCTGCCCCACCTGCTACAACTACACCTCGTAGCGGTGCAGCAACATCATCAGCCAACGACGACTGGGGTTCAGAAGCCGATGCCTGGGCATCTGGAACTAGTAGCAAGCCAACAACTCCGAGAGCTGCACCGGCCGCTAGTTCATCTGGTGGTGGCGGTGATGATTGGTCATCAGCAGCTGATACCTGGGCCAGTGGAAGCAGCTCCAAGACCACAACGCCTAGTGCCAGCAAATCGGATGATCCATGGAGCGCCGTAGTTAACAGTGGAGGATCGTCTTACAGCTCTAGAGGAGGAGGCGGGGGATCGTATGGCTCTAGAGGAGGCGCTGGCGGCggcagaggaggaggaggaagacccTGCTTTAAT TGCAATGAAGAAGGTCACATGTCTAGAGAATGCCCCAAGCCTTCTACCAGGGGAGGTggtagaggaggaggaagaggaggaagcaCTGCGACGTGTTATaat TGCAATGAAGACGGACACATGTCGAGAGAATGCCCCAAGCCTTCCACCAGGGGTAGAGGAGgtggaggaagaggaggaggaaccgTGTCCTGTTATAAT tGTAATGAAGACGGGCACATGTCGAGAGAATGTCCCAAGCCTTCCACCAGGggtagaggaggaggaagaggaggaggtaGCGGTGGTGGAAGGAATACTTGCTTTAAg TGTAATGAAGAAGGGCACATGTCAAGAGATTGTCCCAATGGAGGCAGTAGCGGGGGAGGCAGTCGCTCCCGATCCAGTACCGCGCTTGCCGATGATGATTGGGGAACATCTTccgccaccagcagcagcagtccatGGGCTACGGGTGCTAATGCAGCTCCTAGAGGCAGAGCAACACCGAGTGCTGGAAAATCAAATGATGATGACTGGGGAGCTCCAGCACCTCCTCGAGGAGGCAGTAGATCAACACCAAGTGCCAGCAAGTCAAATGACGATGATTGGGGAGCTCCTGCGCCTCCCGTAGCAGGTGGCAGAGCAACTCCTAGTGCTAGCAAATCCAACGACGATGATTGGGGAGCTGCTGCCGATTCCTGGTCTTCGGTTACTGGAAAGAGTGGTGGTGGAGATCGCGGGTCACGATCTAGTAGAAGTGTTGCACCTTCAGGGGATTCTTGGGACACTGACGCGACCTCCAAAGCTTCTGCTTCTAGAGGAGATGATGATTGGGGTTCGTCTACCACTGCACCTGGAACAACACCGAGATCTGG TGATGGTCGAAGAAGCTCCCGCCCAGGTGGTCGCAGTCCACGACAGATGGAAATGGGTGATGCCACTCCACTCTACGACGAGTGA